In a genomic window of Mycolicibacterium neoaurum VKM Ac-1815D:
- a CDS encoding MFS transporter: MKIVRAAPHNDPARQRVATAGVFVSFGIVLGTWAAYIPVVKNVIGATSSTMGMILLVVGVGALIGMQFSGRAVDRYGSGCVAAVGGAAMALALVPPLVLSTPQTVAAAALFLGIAVGISEVGMNASAVAVERDYGRPIMASFHGMFSIGTVVGALSGGVAIASGMNMHVTAVAIAVLTLLLSSAAAPTLLRSTPRGGVIAESTPDSTNGPKRYRRWQLAALSTLSFLLLLVEGSMTDWSSLHTQQHLGASPGYGALTLACFVTAMTIGRFSTDRVASRIGPVSVLRWGCLSSVAGLLIVTQASSLPITFMGWILVGIGLSGGFPQVLTAAGNVPGTSARALSHVVGIGYLAIVAGPATMGWLADLCSLNGAFALPIAAMTICALAAKAVTGSESSPRLPAPAVKA; this comes from the coding sequence ATGAAAATCGTTCGGGCCGCTCCGCACAACGATCCGGCACGCCAACGAGTAGCCACTGCTGGTGTCTTCGTCTCCTTCGGCATCGTTCTCGGCACGTGGGCGGCCTACATCCCAGTGGTCAAGAACGTCATCGGCGCGACGTCGTCGACCATGGGCATGATCCTGCTCGTCGTCGGCGTCGGAGCACTCATCGGAATGCAATTCAGCGGTCGCGCAGTCGACAGGTACGGAAGTGGATGCGTCGCAGCGGTCGGTGGCGCCGCCATGGCGCTCGCACTCGTACCGCCACTCGTCCTCTCAACACCACAGACCGTCGCCGCAGCTGCGCTGTTCTTGGGTATCGCAGTCGGCATCAGCGAAGTCGGCATGAACGCATCAGCAGTTGCCGTCGAGCGCGACTATGGACGTCCGATCATGGCGTCCTTCCACGGAATGTTCTCGATCGGCACTGTCGTTGGCGCCCTATCCGGTGGAGTAGCCATCGCCTCAGGGATGAACATGCACGTCACGGCCGTGGCCATCGCGGTCCTGACGCTGCTCTTAAGCAGTGCTGCCGCGCCGACGTTGCTTCGATCAACCCCCCGCGGCGGGGTGATTGCCGAGTCGACCCCCGACAGCACCAACGGTCCGAAGCGCTACCGACGATGGCAACTCGCCGCACTTAGCACGCTGTCCTTCCTGCTCCTCTTGGTAGAAGGGTCGATGACCGACTGGAGTAGCTTGCACACCCAACAACATCTCGGCGCCTCGCCGGGCTATGGGGCCCTGACACTTGCCTGCTTCGTAACGGCCATGACCATAGGACGGTTCAGCACTGACCGCGTGGCGTCGCGCATCGGGCCAGTATCGGTGTTGCGTTGGGGCTGTCTGTCGTCCGTGGCAGGCCTGTTGATCGTCACCCAGGCAAGCTCCTTGCCGATCACCTTCATGGGTTGGATCCTGGTGGGGATCGGCCTATCCGGCGGCTTCCCACAGGTGTTGACGGCCGCAGGCAACGTCCCCGGCACATCTGCCAGGGCGCTGTCGCACGTCGTAGGCATCGGCTACCTGGCCATCGTTGCAGGCCCCGCAACCATGGGCTGGTTGGCTGACCTATGCAGCCTCAACGGTGCCTTCGCGTTACCGATCGCGGCGATGACGATCTGCGCACTTGCGGCAAAGGCGGTGACAGGAAGCGAAAGCAGCCCACGATTGCCCGCTCCAGCCGTGAAGGCGTAG